The Cyprinus carpio isolate SPL01 chromosome A19, ASM1834038v1, whole genome shotgun sequence genome has a segment encoding these proteins:
- the LOC109065200 gene encoding uncharacterized protein KIAA1522 homolog isoform X2 produces MSRSSSAGDLVPKDITEILALQQASKKKRGSSLGRAFSWFKGSKHKRSLSNGHSRSGGPCGQSGESTTAKQIHVSGDLKVQKQNETRKLTVHYTASQHYQENVFIEGSRPQYLEDLHSEAQEGLKILQQEENKNGVDFQDGQTLPEEDTSSKERDELLETDSITGHSVISVSTVSAVSSRPVLTRQGSTFKPLNSVKQLDKTKRRSRRTTIMGIPQQVQRELEMTRGTILQQRPNGEHDCKVDSPGRVVIPTIDGELPSVNHEGARVHLQNIEVLQTSRDEEFLINHMHSVYQDELNRKLGIGACPTKRPKSLAVPGITTSSFLHEPQGPVMSISPQATYLSKIIPNAILPAAIDIIEINHDQSQRSSNTVSKSSLASASPASSRSGGGTNQDLTTPIPSRSHSQSSETIVSNSSTISSKAKCLQTFDADSTKEVSNVIPKDINVTSSSSCKSSNSNSTNHRLDHREIGIAGENVRNRNSFSRNLSVMKTKLPPAPPQRSYSLHHEKLKWRSRELVDIKDLKHMSPNNGQTGRDLSSAKDHQSISNEKGSVHSSMLNSSRDFQSTVKSSPLSPDQAFTGSHVRSGNSSPKKTGEESGENKFDRTLSPSSGYSSQSGTPTHSPTEVSPSSPGKRRVKTSKPERTGVRTSPVNSVSSSMTSLSSVTSDKALHDIKTNTTPSEPLKCFPPVTTVKNKVTPTHPTIALRELFNIPPPPKVKAPSPPPPETWIHNKRTLELLCGPGPNPHRLHQLQKQKNQNTNSIQITEQIIPEMLTTEKVKSGTQLENKEAVKEQNESMSPQVHEQMIVDPPDLRQNESSTLHNELNELERTKFLEEINQNIHTQDQRTVEDQKEKGSQILPTKKVPTIKVDQSMLSQTNCEVKPNPEIVSTTCTLKNDETSEENKGNCIDKDILNHKQLQTLCIEVPEAVGISPPPSPPPEHHPLPPPTKKMSGSSVSIPPSDEDEQKQETEEQVTLLESSWPPPPPPEEESTDLIFEEQDELNFPPPPPSFIHKPLSEISVKCHDKSCEQPDNIELRSSNASDMASRSDQESEILTILPTRTVQNDMEDRQQDKPCNNVSHGSVDEDGMENTTVAPLKMSSLLSDELVQGEEMPAQDSEQTSLDTEADSTNVPLAPPLPVEEQSTVNFRRHLSLINKDNRSKELLCHHKSTPIPKEDANIPLVTPSLLQMVRLRSVTVDEDQATIDCKPSTESTTNENHSITSQATPQKPIRKSLTLKSNSPAKSTPAPTSVPSMRLQEAIRMKTAAMSSSGVPAMLNLRLTSTSGTSPPVPSPKTPDGCDLHKSPASTASFIFSKSTKKIVIETPTSPEIQASLKPSLAAEIMQISNQAKTMVTNGTKKSIKVPPPVAKKPVHGTIPPNKTDNATPDKTEILTNKQIIKVDVNGQSDQVHPAGQ; encoded by the exons TCCAAAAGCAGAATGAGACAAGAAAGCTGACCGTACACTACACGGCCTCCCAGCACTACCAAGAGAATGTGTTCATTGAGGGAAGCAGGCCACAGTACCTGGAAGACCTGCATTCTGAGGCCCAGGAGGGACTGAAGATACTACAGCAGGAGG AGAACAAAAATGGAGTGGACTTTCAGGATGGTCAGACTCTG CCAGAGGAAGATACAAGCTCAAAAGAAAGAGATGAATTACTTGAGACTGATAGCATTACTGGGCACTCTGTTATTTCAGTGTCAACTGTCTCAGCAGTCTCCTCACGTCCAGTACTTACACGTCAAG GTTCCACATTTAAGCCCTTGAACTCAGTTAAACAACTGGACAAGACCAAGAGAAGAAGTAGAAGAACAACTATAATGGGCATACCACAACAAGTCCAAAGAGAACTGG AAATGACAAGAGGAACTATATTGCAGCAGCGTCCAAATGGAGAACATGATTGTAAAGTTGATTCCCCTGGCAGAGTTGTCATCCCAACAATTGATGGAGAGCTCCCCTCAGTAAATCACGAAGGAGCTCGTGTACACCTGCAGAACATTGAGGTACTTCAGACATCAAGAGATGAGGAGTTTCTAATAAACCACATGCATTCTGTCTACCAAGATGAGTTAAACCGAAAGCTTGGGATAGGAGCGTGCCCTACAAAGAGACCAAAGTCTCTTGCTGTGCCAGGGATCACCACTTCCTCTTTCCTGCATGAGCCTCAAGGTCCCGTTATGTCTATTTCACCACAGGCAACTTATTTATCTAAGATTATTCCAAACGCAATTCTGCCTGCTGCAATAGACATAATTGAAATTAATCATGATCAAAGCCAGCGCAGTTCAAATACAGTTAGCAAGAGTAGTTTAGCATCAGCTAGTCCAGCTTCTTCACGATCTGGAGGTGGCACAAATCAAGATCTAACTACCCCTATCCCAAGCAGGAGCCATTCACAATCATCTGAGACTATTGTCTCCAACTCCTCCACAATCTCTTCAAAAGCAAAGTGTCTACAAACATTTGATGCTGACAGCACCAAAGAAGTTTCAAATGTAATCCCAAAGGACATAAATGTTACAAGCTCAAGTAGTTGTAAAAGCTCTAACAGTAACAGTACAAATCACAGACTGGACCACAGGGAGATTGGTATAGCAGGGGAAAATGTCAGAAACAGGAATTCGTTCTCTCGTAATCTCTCTGTAATGAAGACAAAATTACCCCCAGCACCACCTCAGAGATCCTATTCCCTGCACCATGAAAAACTTAAGTGGAGATCAAGGGAACTGGTAGACATAAAAGATCTCAAACATATGTCACCAAACAATGGGCAAACTGGTAGAGATCTTAGCAGTGCAAAAGACCATCAGTCCATCAGTAATGAGAAGGGTTCTGTCCATTCTTCAATGCTCAACTCATCAAGAGATTTCCAGTCAACTGTGAAATCCAGCCCGCTTAGTCCTGATCAAGCTTTTACTGGAAGTCATGTCAGATCAGGTAACTCATCACCAAAGAAAACTGGAGAAGAATCTGGTGAGAACAAATTTGATAGGACTTTGTCTCCTTCGAGTGGATACTCAAGCCAAAGTGGGACACCTACGCATTCCCCTACAGAGGTCAGTCCCTCCTCACCTGGAAAGAGAAGAGTAAAGACTTCAAAGCCTGAGAGAACGGGTGTACGGACCTCACCAGTGAATTCAGTCTCTTCATCAATGACATCTCTATCTTCAGTCACATCAGACAAGGCACTTCATGACATTAAAACCAACACCACCCCATCAGAGCCATTAAAGTGCTTTCCACCTGTTACAACAGTGAAAAACAAGGTGACACCAACACACCCAACTATTGCCCTAAGGGAACTGTTCAACATTCCCCCTCCACCCAAGGTAAAAGCCCCATCTCCCCCACCCCCTGAAACCTGGATTCATAATAAACGCACACTTGAACTATTATGTGGACCAGGTCCAAACCCTCATAGGTTACAtcagcttcaaaaacaaaaaaatcaaaacacaaattcAATACAAATCACTGAACAAATTATCCCAGAGATGCTGACAACAGAAAAAGTAAAGTCAGGGACCCAACTGGAGAACAAAGAAGCTGTAAAAGAACAAAATGAGTCCATGTCACCACAAGTGCATGAACAAATGATAGTAGACCCTCCAGATTTGAGGCAAAATGAAAGCTCAACTTTACACAATGAGTTAAATGAACTAGAAAGAACAAAATTCCTTGAGGAGATCAACCAGAACATTCATACACAAGATCAGAGAACTGTAGAGGATCAAAAGGAAAAAGGAAGCCAAATACTCCCTACAAAGAAGGTACCAACTATCAAAGTTGATCAAAGTATGCTGTCACAAACAAATTGTGAAGTCAAACCAAATCCTGAAATTGTGAGCACAACATGCACCCTAAAGAATGATGAAACCAGTGAGGAGAACAAAGGAAACTGCATTGATAAGGACATTCTCAATCACAAACAATTGCAAACTCTCTGTATAGAAGTACCTGAGGCCGTTGGCatttctcctcctccttctccacCTCCAGAACACCACCCTCTACCACCGCCTACTAAAAAGATGTCAGGCTCCTCAGTGTCTATACCACCATCTGATGAAGATGAACAGAAACAAGAAACAGAAGAACAGGTGACTCTCCTGGAGTCTTCTTGGCCTCCACCACCTCCACCAGAGGAAGAGTCAACTGACTTGATTTTTGAGGAACAAGATGAACTTAACTTCCCACCACCACCTCCCTCGTTTATCCACAAACCCCTTTCAGAGATATCTGTCAAGTGCCATGACAAATCATGTGAACAGCCAGACAATATAGAATTGAGGTCATCTAATGCCTCAGATATGGCCAGCCGTTCAGACCAAGAATCCGAAATACTTACCATTCTGCCAACAAGAACTGTACAAAATGATATGGAGGACAGGCAACAAGATAAGCCTTGTAACAATGTGTCACATGGCTCTGTGGATGAAGATGGCATGGAAAACACAACTGTAGCCCCTCTTAAAATGTCCTCTCTTTTATCAGATGAACTTGTACAAGGGGAGGAAATGCCAGCACAAGATTCAGAGCAAACATCACTTGATACCGAAGCAGATTCCACTAACGTGCCACTTGCACCTCCTCTTCCAGTGGAAGAACAATCCACTGTTAACTTCCGAAGGCACCTGAGCCTCATAAACAAAGACAACCGGAGCAAAGAACTGCTGTGTCATCACAAAAGCACACCTATCCCAAAGGAGGATGCCAACATTCCCCTCGTCACACCTTCCTTACTTCAGATGGTGCGACTAAGGTCTGTGACTGTAGATGAAGACCAAGCTACCATTGATTGCAAACCAAGTACTGAGTCCACAACAAATGAGAATCACAGTATTACTAGTCAAGCAACTCCACAAAAGCCTATTCGCAAATCCTTGACCTTGAAGTCTAACTCACCTGCTAAGTCAACTCCTGCTCCAACCTCAGTCCCATCCATGCGTCTTCAAGAGGCCATACGTATGAAGACGGCTGCAATGTCCTCTAGTGGAGTACCTGCAATGCTTAATCTACGCTTAACCTCAACTAGTGGTACTAGTCCACCTGTACCATCCCCTAAAACACCAGATGGCTGTGACTTGCATAAGTCCCCTGCATCTACAGCCAGCTTTATCTTCTCCAAAAGCACAAAGAAAATTGTCATTGAAACACCCACTTCTCCCGAGATCCAAGCAAGCCTCAAACCAAGTCTTGCAGCTGAGATAATGCAGATTTCCAACCAAGCCAAGACAATGGTTACAAATGGGACAAAAAAGTCAATTAAGGTGCCGCCACCTGTTGCTAAGAAACCAGTGCATGGAACAATTCCTCCCAACAAGACAGATAATGCAACACCAGATAAGACTGAGATcttgacaaataaacaaataattaaggTTGATGTTAATGGGCAAAGTGATCAAGTGCATCCTGCTGGTCAGTGA
- the LOC109065200 gene encoding uncharacterized protein KIAA1522 homolog isoform X4 has protein sequence MVVFISKNVQSLLSIFKKKAVQKQNETRKLTVHYTASQHYQENVFIEGSRPQYLEDLHSEAQEGLKILQQEENKNGVDFQDGQTLPEEDTSSKERDELLETDSITGHSVISVSTVSAVSSRPVLTRQGSTFKPLNSVKQLDKTKRRSRRTTIMGIPQQVQRELEMTRGTILQQRPNGEHDCKVDSPGRVVIPTIDGELPSVNHEGARVHLQNIEVLQTSRDEEFLINHMHSVYQDELNRKLGIGACPTKRPKSLAVPGITTSSFLHEPQGPVMSISPQATYLSKIIPNAILPAAIDIIEINHDQSQRSSNTVSKSSLASASPASSRSGGGTNQDLTTPIPSRSHSQSSETIVSNSSTISSKAKCLQTFDADSTKEVSNVIPKDINVTSSSSCKSSNSNSTNHRLDHREIGIAGENVRNRNSFSRNLSVMKTKLPPAPPQRSYSLHHEKLKWRSRELVDIKDLKHMSPNNGQTGRDLSSAKDHQSISNEKGSVHSSMLNSSRDFQSTVKSSPLSPDQAFTGSHVRSGNSSPKKTGEESGENKFDRTLSPSSGYSSQSGTPTHSPTEVSPSSPGKRRVKTSKPERTGVRTSPVNSVSSSMTSLSSVTSDKALHDIKTNTTPSEPLKCFPPVTTVKNKVTPTHPTIALRELFNIPPPPKVKAPSPPPPETWIHNKRTLELLCGPGPNPHRLHQLQKQKNQNTNSIQITEQIIPEMLTTEKVKSGTQLENKEAVKEQNESMSPQVHEQMIVDPPDLRQNESSTLHNELNELERTKFLEEINQNIHTQDQRTVEDQKEKGSQILPTKKVPTIKVDQSMLSQTNCEVKPNPEIVSTTCTLKNDETSEENKGNCIDKDILNHKQLQTLCIEVPEAVGISPPPSPPPEHHPLPPPTKKMSGSSVSIPPSDEDEQKQETEEQVTLLESSWPPPPPPEEESTDLIFEEQDELNFPPPPPSFIHKPLSEISVKCHDKSCEQPDNIELRSSNASDMASRSDQESEILTILPTRTVQNDMEDRQQDKPCNNVSHGSVDEDGMENTTVAPLKMSSLLSDELVQGEEMPAQDSEQTSLDTEADSTNVPLAPPLPVEEQSTVNFRRHLSLINKDNRSKELLCHHKSTPIPKEDANIPLVTPSLLQMVRLRSVTVDEDQATIDCKPSTESTTNENHSITSQATPQKPIRKSLTLKSNSPAKSTPAPTSVPSMRLQEAIRMKTAAMSSSGVPAMLNLRLTSTSGTSPPVPSPKTPDGCDLHKSPASTASFIFSKSTKKIVIETPTSPEIQASLKPSLAAEIMQISNQAKTMVTNGTKKSIKVPPPVAKKPVHGTIPPNKTDNATPDKTEILTNKQIIKVDVNGQSDQVHPAGQ, from the exons ATGGTGGTCTTCATAAGTAAAAACGTTCAATCTCTGTTGTCAATATTCAAgaaaaagg CAGTCCAAAAGCAGAATGAGACAAGAAAGCTGACCGTACACTACACGGCCTCCCAGCACTACCAAGAGAATGTGTTCATTGAGGGAAGCAGGCCACAGTACCTGGAAGACCTGCATTCTGAGGCCCAGGAGGGACTGAAGATACTACAGCAGGAGG AGAACAAAAATGGAGTGGACTTTCAGGATGGTCAGACTCTG CCAGAGGAAGATACAAGCTCAAAAGAAAGAGATGAATTACTTGAGACTGATAGCATTACTGGGCACTCTGTTATTTCAGTGTCAACTGTCTCAGCAGTCTCCTCACGTCCAGTACTTACACGTCAAG GTTCCACATTTAAGCCCTTGAACTCAGTTAAACAACTGGACAAGACCAAGAGAAGAAGTAGAAGAACAACTATAATGGGCATACCACAACAAGTCCAAAGAGAACTGG AAATGACAAGAGGAACTATATTGCAGCAGCGTCCAAATGGAGAACATGATTGTAAAGTTGATTCCCCTGGCAGAGTTGTCATCCCAACAATTGATGGAGAGCTCCCCTCAGTAAATCACGAAGGAGCTCGTGTACACCTGCAGAACATTGAGGTACTTCAGACATCAAGAGATGAGGAGTTTCTAATAAACCACATGCATTCTGTCTACCAAGATGAGTTAAACCGAAAGCTTGGGATAGGAGCGTGCCCTACAAAGAGACCAAAGTCTCTTGCTGTGCCAGGGATCACCACTTCCTCTTTCCTGCATGAGCCTCAAGGTCCCGTTATGTCTATTTCACCACAGGCAACTTATTTATCTAAGATTATTCCAAACGCAATTCTGCCTGCTGCAATAGACATAATTGAAATTAATCATGATCAAAGCCAGCGCAGTTCAAATACAGTTAGCAAGAGTAGTTTAGCATCAGCTAGTCCAGCTTCTTCACGATCTGGAGGTGGCACAAATCAAGATCTAACTACCCCTATCCCAAGCAGGAGCCATTCACAATCATCTGAGACTATTGTCTCCAACTCCTCCACAATCTCTTCAAAAGCAAAGTGTCTACAAACATTTGATGCTGACAGCACCAAAGAAGTTTCAAATGTAATCCCAAAGGACATAAATGTTACAAGCTCAAGTAGTTGTAAAAGCTCTAACAGTAACAGTACAAATCACAGACTGGACCACAGGGAGATTGGTATAGCAGGGGAAAATGTCAGAAACAGGAATTCGTTCTCTCGTAATCTCTCTGTAATGAAGACAAAATTACCCCCAGCACCACCTCAGAGATCCTATTCCCTGCACCATGAAAAACTTAAGTGGAGATCAAGGGAACTGGTAGACATAAAAGATCTCAAACATATGTCACCAAACAATGGGCAAACTGGTAGAGATCTTAGCAGTGCAAAAGACCATCAGTCCATCAGTAATGAGAAGGGTTCTGTCCATTCTTCAATGCTCAACTCATCAAGAGATTTCCAGTCAACTGTGAAATCCAGCCCGCTTAGTCCTGATCAAGCTTTTACTGGAAGTCATGTCAGATCAGGTAACTCATCACCAAAGAAAACTGGAGAAGAATCTGGTGAGAACAAATTTGATAGGACTTTGTCTCCTTCGAGTGGATACTCAAGCCAAAGTGGGACACCTACGCATTCCCCTACAGAGGTCAGTCCCTCCTCACCTGGAAAGAGAAGAGTAAAGACTTCAAAGCCTGAGAGAACGGGTGTACGGACCTCACCAGTGAATTCAGTCTCTTCATCAATGACATCTCTATCTTCAGTCACATCAGACAAGGCACTTCATGACATTAAAACCAACACCACCCCATCAGAGCCATTAAAGTGCTTTCCACCTGTTACAACAGTGAAAAACAAGGTGACACCAACACACCCAACTATTGCCCTAAGGGAACTGTTCAACATTCCCCCTCCACCCAAGGTAAAAGCCCCATCTCCCCCACCCCCTGAAACCTGGATTCATAATAAACGCACACTTGAACTATTATGTGGACCAGGTCCAAACCCTCATAGGTTACAtcagcttcaaaaacaaaaaaatcaaaacacaaattcAATACAAATCACTGAACAAATTATCCCAGAGATGCTGACAACAGAAAAAGTAAAGTCAGGGACCCAACTGGAGAACAAAGAAGCTGTAAAAGAACAAAATGAGTCCATGTCACCACAAGTGCATGAACAAATGATAGTAGACCCTCCAGATTTGAGGCAAAATGAAAGCTCAACTTTACACAATGAGTTAAATGAACTAGAAAGAACAAAATTCCTTGAGGAGATCAACCAGAACATTCATACACAAGATCAGAGAACTGTAGAGGATCAAAAGGAAAAAGGAAGCCAAATACTCCCTACAAAGAAGGTACCAACTATCAAAGTTGATCAAAGTATGCTGTCACAAACAAATTGTGAAGTCAAACCAAATCCTGAAATTGTGAGCACAACATGCACCCTAAAGAATGATGAAACCAGTGAGGAGAACAAAGGAAACTGCATTGATAAGGACATTCTCAATCACAAACAATTGCAAACTCTCTGTATAGAAGTACCTGAGGCCGTTGGCatttctcctcctccttctccacCTCCAGAACACCACCCTCTACCACCGCCTACTAAAAAGATGTCAGGCTCCTCAGTGTCTATACCACCATCTGATGAAGATGAACAGAAACAAGAAACAGAAGAACAGGTGACTCTCCTGGAGTCTTCTTGGCCTCCACCACCTCCACCAGAGGAAGAGTCAACTGACTTGATTTTTGAGGAACAAGATGAACTTAACTTCCCACCACCACCTCCCTCGTTTATCCACAAACCCCTTTCAGAGATATCTGTCAAGTGCCATGACAAATCATGTGAACAGCCAGACAATATAGAATTGAGGTCATCTAATGCCTCAGATATGGCCAGCCGTTCAGACCAAGAATCCGAAATACTTACCATTCTGCCAACAAGAACTGTACAAAATGATATGGAGGACAGGCAACAAGATAAGCCTTGTAACAATGTGTCACATGGCTCTGTGGATGAAGATGGCATGGAAAACACAACTGTAGCCCCTCTTAAAATGTCCTCTCTTTTATCAGATGAACTTGTACAAGGGGAGGAAATGCCAGCACAAGATTCAGAGCAAACATCACTTGATACCGAAGCAGATTCCACTAACGTGCCACTTGCACCTCCTCTTCCAGTGGAAGAACAATCCACTGTTAACTTCCGAAGGCACCTGAGCCTCATAAACAAAGACAACCGGAGCAAAGAACTGCTGTGTCATCACAAAAGCACACCTATCCCAAAGGAGGATGCCAACATTCCCCTCGTCACACCTTCCTTACTTCAGATGGTGCGACTAAGGTCTGTGACTGTAGATGAAGACCAAGCTACCATTGATTGCAAACCAAGTACTGAGTCCACAACAAATGAGAATCACAGTATTACTAGTCAAGCAACTCCACAAAAGCCTATTCGCAAATCCTTGACCTTGAAGTCTAACTCACCTGCTAAGTCAACTCCTGCTCCAACCTCAGTCCCATCCATGCGTCTTCAAGAGGCCATACGTATGAAGACGGCTGCAATGTCCTCTAGTGGAGTACCTGCAATGCTTAATCTACGCTTAACCTCAACTAGTGGTACTAGTCCACCTGTACCATCCCCTAAAACACCAGATGGCTGTGACTTGCATAAGTCCCCTGCATCTACAGCCAGCTTTATCTTCTCCAAAAGCACAAAGAAAATTGTCATTGAAACACCCACTTCTCCCGAGATCCAAGCAAGCCTCAAACCAAGTCTTGCAGCTGAGATAATGCAGATTTCCAACCAAGCCAAGACAATGGTTACAAATGGGACAAAAAAGTCAATTAAGGTGCCGCCACCTGTTGCTAAGAAACCAGTGCATGGAACAATTCCTCCCAACAAGACAGATAATGCAACACCAGATAAGACTGAGATcttgacaaataaacaaataattaaggTTGATGTTAATGGGCAAAGTGATCAAGTGCATCCTGCTGGTCAGTGA